One region of Parambassis ranga chromosome 12, fParRan2.1, whole genome shotgun sequence genomic DNA includes:
- the srek1 gene encoding splicing regulatory glutamine/lysine-rich protein 1 isoform X1 — MSGIPGTAVVQVTNLSSAVSSEQMRTLFGFLGDIDELRLYPPDNAPLSFSSKVCYIKYREPSSVGVAQHLTNTVFIDRALIVVPCAEGKIPEEAKALSLLAPATPVPSLIPGGGLLPIPTPTPLQNLNLPVVNRASASLSPTSSALSQPPLVGNVDPSKIDEIRRTVYVGNLNSQTTTAEQLLEFFKQVGAVKFVRMAGDETQPTRFAFVEFVEQDSVARALTFNGVMFGDRPLKVNHSNNAIVKPPELTPQAAAKELESVMKRVREAQSTIAAAIEPAETKKRSPSRSRRLRRSRSHSKTRRKRSRSKHRSSQKLWPGSDSHSSRSSHRRRSRSKDKRRSQSRSRNTGSNQHIRSHKRRSKDRSRSPRRKARSPTPKRSKREKRKERSRDRRERSSSRKRSRKDEDRIKSKAKPVKVDYNREEREEYESDREDSATPSEDMALSPCAQHNGSYKTHGEEDAFVGADSAK, encoded by the exons ATGAGCGGGATTCCTGGGACTGCCGTCGTCCAGGTCACCAACCTGTCCTCGGCCGTGAGCAGCGAGCAGATGCGCACTCTGTTCGGTTTCCTGGGAGACATCGACGAGCTGCGGCTCTACCCGCCCGA TAAtgctcctctgtctttctcGTCCAAAGTGTGTTACATAAAGTACCGAGAGCCTTCCAGTGTTGGTGTGGCGCAACATCTCACCAatactgtttttattgacaGAGCTTTGATAGTAGTGCCATGTGCTGAAG GGAAAATCCCAGAAGAGGCCAAGGCTTTGTCACTTTTGGCACCGGCCACCCCAGTGCCCAGTCTGATTCCTGGCGGGGGGTTACTGCCGATTCCCACCCCGACTCCGCTTCAGAAC ctgaacctccCCGTAGTGAATCGGGCTTCAGCCAGCCTCAGCCCCACATCATCAGCGCTCTCACAGCCCCCCCTCGTTGGAAATGTGGATCCCTCAAAAATCGATGAGATCAGGAGGACGGTTTATGTCGGCAACTTGAACTCACAG ACGAccactgcagagcagctgctggagtTCTTCAAACAGGTGGGAGCTGTAAAGTTTGTGCGAATGGCTGGAGACGAGACGCAGCCGACACGTTTCGCCTTCGTAGAGTTTGTGGAGCAGGATTCTGTCGCCAGAGCCCTGACCTTCAATGGAGTCATGTTTGGAGACAGACCACTAAA GGTGAATCACTCCAATAACGCCATAGTAAAACCTCCAGAGCTGACGCCGCAGGCGGCTGCGAAGGAGCTTGAGAGTGTGATGAAGAGGGTGAGGGAAGCCCAGTCCACCATCGCTGCTGCCATAGAACCAG CAGAAACAAAAAAGCGTTCCCCCAGTCGGTCGAGGAGGCTGCGGCGGTCACGCTCACATTCCAAAACACGCAGGAAAAGGTCCCGGTCCAAACACAG ATCATCTCAGAAGTTGTGGCCTGGCAGCGACTCCCACAGTTCCAGAAGCAGCCACAGGAGGCGCTCCCGCTCCAAAGACAAGAGACGCAGCCAGAGTCGATCAAGGAACACTGGGAGCAACCAGCATATAAG GAGCCACAAGAGGAGGAGTAAAGATCGGTCCAGAAGCCCTCGAAGGAAAGCCAGATCACCAACACCCAAAAG AAGTAAaagggagaagaggaaggagcGCAGCAGGGACCGAAGGGAACGCTCCTCATCCAGGAAGAGGAGCCGCAAAGACGAGGACAGGATAAAGAGCAAAGCCAAGCCAGTAAAG GTGGACtacaacagagaggagagggaggaatatGAAAGCGACAGAGAAGACTCGGCCACGCCAAGCGAGGACATGGCGTTGTCACCGTGCGCCCAGCACAACGGCAGCTACAAGACACACGGCGAGGAGGATGCATTTGTGGGTGCGGACAGCGCCAAGTGA
- the srek1 gene encoding splicing regulatory glutamine/lysine-rich protein 1 isoform X2 encodes MSGIPGTAVVQVTNLSSAVSSEQMRTLFGFLGDIDELRLYPPDNAPLSFSSKVCYIKYREPSSVGVAQHLTNTVFIDRALIVVPCAEGKIPEEAKALSLLAPATPVPSLIPGGGLLPIPTPTPLQNLNLPVVNRASASLSPTSSALSQPPLVGNVDPSKIDEIRRTVYVGNLNSQTTTAEQLLEFFKQVGAVKFVRMAGDETQPTRFAFVEFVEQDSVARALTFNGVMFGDRPLKVNHSNNAIVKPPELTPQAAAKELESVMKRVREAQSTIAAAIEPETKKRSPSRSRRLRRSRSHSKTRRKRSRSKHRSSQKLWPGSDSHSSRSSHRRRSRSKDKRRSQSRSRNTGSNQHIRSHKRRSKDRSRSPRRKARSPTPKRSKREKRKERSRDRRERSSSRKRSRKDEDRIKSKAKPVKVDYNREEREEYESDREDSATPSEDMALSPCAQHNGSYKTHGEEDAFVGADSAK; translated from the exons ATGAGCGGGATTCCTGGGACTGCCGTCGTCCAGGTCACCAACCTGTCCTCGGCCGTGAGCAGCGAGCAGATGCGCACTCTGTTCGGTTTCCTGGGAGACATCGACGAGCTGCGGCTCTACCCGCCCGA TAAtgctcctctgtctttctcGTCCAAAGTGTGTTACATAAAGTACCGAGAGCCTTCCAGTGTTGGTGTGGCGCAACATCTCACCAatactgtttttattgacaGAGCTTTGATAGTAGTGCCATGTGCTGAAG GGAAAATCCCAGAAGAGGCCAAGGCTTTGTCACTTTTGGCACCGGCCACCCCAGTGCCCAGTCTGATTCCTGGCGGGGGGTTACTGCCGATTCCCACCCCGACTCCGCTTCAGAAC ctgaacctccCCGTAGTGAATCGGGCTTCAGCCAGCCTCAGCCCCACATCATCAGCGCTCTCACAGCCCCCCCTCGTTGGAAATGTGGATCCCTCAAAAATCGATGAGATCAGGAGGACGGTTTATGTCGGCAACTTGAACTCACAG ACGAccactgcagagcagctgctggagtTCTTCAAACAGGTGGGAGCTGTAAAGTTTGTGCGAATGGCTGGAGACGAGACGCAGCCGACACGTTTCGCCTTCGTAGAGTTTGTGGAGCAGGATTCTGTCGCCAGAGCCCTGACCTTCAATGGAGTCATGTTTGGAGACAGACCACTAAA GGTGAATCACTCCAATAACGCCATAGTAAAACCTCCAGAGCTGACGCCGCAGGCGGCTGCGAAGGAGCTTGAGAGTGTGATGAAGAGGGTGAGGGAAGCCCAGTCCACCATCGCTGCTGCCATAGAACCAG AAACAAAAAAGCGTTCCCCCAGTCGGTCGAGGAGGCTGCGGCGGTCACGCTCACATTCCAAAACACGCAGGAAAAGGTCCCGGTCCAAACACAG ATCATCTCAGAAGTTGTGGCCTGGCAGCGACTCCCACAGTTCCAGAAGCAGCCACAGGAGGCGCTCCCGCTCCAAAGACAAGAGACGCAGCCAGAGTCGATCAAGGAACACTGGGAGCAACCAGCATATAAG GAGCCACAAGAGGAGGAGTAAAGATCGGTCCAGAAGCCCTCGAAGGAAAGCCAGATCACCAACACCCAAAAG AAGTAAaagggagaagaggaaggagcGCAGCAGGGACCGAAGGGAACGCTCCTCATCCAGGAAGAGGAGCCGCAAAGACGAGGACAGGATAAAGAGCAAAGCCAAGCCAGTAAAG GTGGACtacaacagagaggagagggaggaatatGAAAGCGACAGAGAAGACTCGGCCACGCCAAGCGAGGACATGGCGTTGTCACCGTGCGCCCAGCACAACGGCAGCTACAAGACACACGGCGAGGAGGATGCATTTGTGGGTGCGGACAGCGCCAAGTGA
- the srek1 gene encoding splicing regulatory glutamine/lysine-rich protein 1 isoform X3, translating to MVHDQYVSSTGKIPEEAKALSLLAPATPVPSLIPGGGLLPIPTPTPLQNLNLPVVNRASASLSPTSSALSQPPLVGNVDPSKIDEIRRTVYVGNLNSQTTTAEQLLEFFKQVGAVKFVRMAGDETQPTRFAFVEFVEQDSVARALTFNGVMFGDRPLKVNHSNNAIVKPPELTPQAAAKELESVMKRVREAQSTIAAAIEPAETKKRSPSRSRRLRRSRSHSKTRRKRSRSKHRSSQKLWPGSDSHSSRSSHRRRSRSKDKRRSQSRSRNTGSNQHIRSHKRRSKDRSRSPRRKARSPTPKRSKREKRKERSRDRRERSSSRKRSRKDEDRIKSKAKPVKVDYNREEREEYESDREDSATPSEDMALSPCAQHNGSYKTHGEEDAFVGADSAK from the exons ATGGTTCATGACCAATATGTTTCCAGTACAG GGAAAATCCCAGAAGAGGCCAAGGCTTTGTCACTTTTGGCACCGGCCACCCCAGTGCCCAGTCTGATTCCTGGCGGGGGGTTACTGCCGATTCCCACCCCGACTCCGCTTCAGAAC ctgaacctccCCGTAGTGAATCGGGCTTCAGCCAGCCTCAGCCCCACATCATCAGCGCTCTCACAGCCCCCCCTCGTTGGAAATGTGGATCCCTCAAAAATCGATGAGATCAGGAGGACGGTTTATGTCGGCAACTTGAACTCACAG ACGAccactgcagagcagctgctggagtTCTTCAAACAGGTGGGAGCTGTAAAGTTTGTGCGAATGGCTGGAGACGAGACGCAGCCGACACGTTTCGCCTTCGTAGAGTTTGTGGAGCAGGATTCTGTCGCCAGAGCCCTGACCTTCAATGGAGTCATGTTTGGAGACAGACCACTAAA GGTGAATCACTCCAATAACGCCATAGTAAAACCTCCAGAGCTGACGCCGCAGGCGGCTGCGAAGGAGCTTGAGAGTGTGATGAAGAGGGTGAGGGAAGCCCAGTCCACCATCGCTGCTGCCATAGAACCAG CAGAAACAAAAAAGCGTTCCCCCAGTCGGTCGAGGAGGCTGCGGCGGTCACGCTCACATTCCAAAACACGCAGGAAAAGGTCCCGGTCCAAACACAG ATCATCTCAGAAGTTGTGGCCTGGCAGCGACTCCCACAGTTCCAGAAGCAGCCACAGGAGGCGCTCCCGCTCCAAAGACAAGAGACGCAGCCAGAGTCGATCAAGGAACACTGGGAGCAACCAGCATATAAG GAGCCACAAGAGGAGGAGTAAAGATCGGTCCAGAAGCCCTCGAAGGAAAGCCAGATCACCAACACCCAAAAG AAGTAAaagggagaagaggaaggagcGCAGCAGGGACCGAAGGGAACGCTCCTCATCCAGGAAGAGGAGCCGCAAAGACGAGGACAGGATAAAGAGCAAAGCCAAGCCAGTAAAG GTGGACtacaacagagaggagagggaggaatatGAAAGCGACAGAGAAGACTCGGCCACGCCAAGCGAGGACATGGCGTTGTCACCGTGCGCCCAGCACAACGGCAGCTACAAGACACACGGCGAGGAGGATGCATTTGTGGGTGCGGACAGCGCCAAGTGA